The Dioscorea cayenensis subsp. rotundata cultivar TDr96_F1 chromosome 18, TDr96_F1_v2_PseudoChromosome.rev07_lg8_w22 25.fasta, whole genome shotgun sequence genome includes the window AAGATTCGCTGACAAGTAGGTGGCACCAAGGTTGTCACACCATGAGCATGCCGTCCGAGATTGAAATACACCAAGTTCACTAAGTAATGACTGTACCCAAACAATCTCTGTCGTAGCATTAGCAAGTGCTTTATATTCTGCTTCTGTGCTAGATCGAAAGACTGTTGCTTGGTTGCGCGCACTCCATGAGATCATGTTGGatccaaagaaaacaacaaagccACCTGTAGACCTCGTATCGTCTGGACATCCCGCCCAATTAGCGTCTAAAAAGACACTCACCAAGGTGGAGGCAGACGTGCAAATCTTCATACCAATTATTGCTGTGTGATTGAGATACCGAAGTATCCATTTCACCATCATCCAGTGCACGTTGGTAGGAGAGTGCAGGAATTGACACACCTTATTAACAGAGTAAGCTATCTCAGGCCGTGTGAGAACAAAGTAGTGAAGCGCCTCAACAGTGCTTCTGTATTTGGTGGCCTCCTCGGGACCTAACGGATCCCCAATGGTAACAGAAAGCTTGTCGGTGTTGGACATGGGAGTAGTAGCACATTTGCATGTCGTCATGCCAACCCGATGTAGAAGATCTGTCACATATTTAAACTGAGAAAGAACAATGCCATCATCCAGTTTCATCACCTCAATTCTGAGAAAGAAGTCTAACTCACTAAGATCCTTTAAGGCAAACTCACTTTGTAAATTTTGCAAAAGAGTCTGAACCGCCAATGAGGAAGAGCCTATGAcaataatatcatcaacatagatgAGAACATAGACAGTAGTCCCactattgttataaataaataaggaagtGTAAGCGCGAGACGACATGAACCCAAGTTCCTATAGCTTTGAGCTCAGTCAAGCATACCAAACTCATGGTGCGTGTTTTAAACCATATAGAGCCTTATGCAGCTTGCACACAAGATGCGGTTGGCGTGAGTCTGTGTACCTAGGAGGCTGACGCATAAAGACTTCCTCTTCCAGAACACCATGCAAAAACGTGTTCTGAACATCCAATTGCCACAAGTCCTAACCACGTGATATAGTAATGGAGAGAACCAAGCGAATTGTAGCAAGTTTAACCACTAGGCTGAAGGTATCCTCATAATTAATACCATAACGCTGTCGAAATCCTTTTGCCACTAGACGAGCTTTGTATCCGTCGATGCTGCCATCCGCCTTGTGCTTAACCTTGTAAACCCACTTGCAGTCTATGATGTTTTGACCATGAGTGAGATGAACAAGACTCCAGGTACCATTTTGCTGAAGTGATTCAAATTTCTGGTCCATAGCATGCTTCCAATTCGGATTTGCCAGCGCTATATCAAGCGACTCCAGTTTACGAGTGGCACTATACCCGTAATGAACAATGGCATCTGTGAATGTACGAGGAACCCGGATGTTTTCATGGAGACATGTCATCATGTGGTGAGTGCGCCTATGTGGGGCACGCTGCACAGCAAGAGATGTTTCAGGAGCACTCGACACTGCACTGGCCCTCGACTCGGCAGGCACTACCGCTTTAATCACATAAGACAGTCCCGTGCCACGATGAGCAGACAGGGCCAAGCCCAGCCCAGTCATTTCATCAAGTACAGCCGGAGGCACCATGACTATAGTGTCATGCACGTCCGCCTCACCATGCACAGGGACAACCTATGGCTGCACAAAAACACCAGGCTGCACAACAATAGGAGCATTAGTAGGTTCATTAGTCGCATGGCCATGATCAATACCAggaacaattaaaaaaagaatattttttgaCAGGATGAGAGGACCAGTCATGCACAAAGAGGTGCCAAAGGGAAATATGCCCTCATCGAAAACAACATCGCGGGAGATGTATATACGACCAGATATTGGATCAAGACACTTATAACCCTTATATTAAGTACTATAGCAGAGAAATACACATCGGTGAGAGTGAAACTGAAGTTTACGAGCATTGTATGCTCAAAGATGGGCCAACACGCgcacccaaaatcttttaaggAAGAATAATCAAGTTTGATATTGAACAATTTTTCTAGtagaattgaattgtgtataACTTTACCATTTAGCCGATTGATGAGATAATTAGCAGTGCTAAAGGCTTCATCCCAAAACTTGAGGGGAACACCTGAAAAGGCAAGAAGAGGTAAACCAGTTTCAACGATGTGCTGATGCTTTCGTTCGGCTGCACCGTTTTGTGGAGGTGTGTGAGGACAAGAAACACGATGAGCAATACCagcttgattaaaaaatgaatgtaaTTTGTGATACTCCCCTACTCCCCCAACCCACAAAAATAGTTTGCATGCAAAGAATCTTCCTATCAAGTTGTTTTTTTCAACAAGAGTTTGAAAATGAACAAATGTGCGAAAAATATCAGCCTTACTTTTAAGAGGAAATACCCAAACAAACTTGCTGAAATCATCGATAAAACtcacataatatttaaaacccCAAGCAGAAGTAAGAGGTTGACCCCATACATCGGAGTAGACAAGTGCTAATGGAGACAACAAAAGTTCATGCGAAGTAGTGTAAGGTAACTGATAACTTTTAGCCTGTTGACATGAACCACAGACCGACACGTTATTGGAACTATTGGGACATGGAAGATTATTTAGACTAAGCACATGACGAACTATAGAAAGCGACGAATGACCGAGACGATTGTGCCATCTTTCTTGAGTGGGTGTGGTAATAGAATAGGCATGCTTGGAGGACGCAGATAGAGAACTCAATAGGAGGGAATAGAGACCACCCCTACATTCCCCGCGAAGAAGCGTTCTCTTCGTTTCCCGATCCTTAATAAGAAAATGGTCAGGACGATATTCAAGAAAGACATTGTTATTAGAGGTTAAACGGTGTATGGAAACAAGATTTTTCTTGGCATTAGGAACATGAAGAATATATTTCAAGGATAAAGCTTGATCAAGGGTATTAATCGAGGAATCACCAATATGACTAATAAACATACATGCACCATTTGCAATGTGCACCTGATCATGACTATGATATTTGTCACGGATCGTTAGCTTATCGAGCTCGCTAGTGATGCGGTCGGTGGTGCCCGTGTCAGTGTACCAATTGGTATCAGCATTGTAGGGGATGGTGTTGATGTAGTTAGCGACACAGTCATCCTCTGCCTGGTAGGAGTGATTAAAGCGATAGTGACACTTCGGCGCACTGTGTCCCACTTTACCACACACCTAAAATATAGGCCTTGAGCTACCGCCGCCGTTCTTGTTCTGGCCCTTGGAAAAGTTACAGTGTTTGCGACTCTTCTGTTGTGGTCCACGATCGCCACCGCCGCGACATCTACCTTGGCCACCACCAAAATGGCCTCCCCTGAAACCAACACCATGGCCGCCGCCTTGATAGCCTCCCGAAGCTAGATTGATGGTGGAACCAATTTGGAGAGTCTGATTTTATTGTTCCAAGCGAGTCTCATAGGAGAGAAAATAGGGCTAGAACTTGGACAGACCGATCGAGTCAGACCTGGTTGTGACAGTGGAAATCAGCGGGTTGTACTCAGCGTCGAGACCCGTCATGATGTAGTTGATCAAATCATCATCGCTCATGGGATGGCGGTAGACGCCATCTGATCCGCAAGCAATTTTCATGCGGTTGAAGTACTCCAATGAGCTCAGGTCATTCTTGCGTGTCGTAGAGAGTTGCATCCGAATTTGCATGATCCGAGCCTTGGATTGTGATGCAAACATGCGTTCGAGCGCAGCCCACACCTCTGCTGAAGATGTCAAGGCAATGAACTGTGACAGCACCGCCGATTCGAGTGACACGAGATGTGCACCGAGTACTTGCTAATCCTTGAGAAGTTAGACGTTGTACTCCGGATTGGGAATGACCTTCTCAACTATCTTGCCGTCAATCATCTTATTCACCAAGATGGTTGTTGGCAGCGCGACCTTCGATCCATCTACGAAACCAAGAAGTTGATAGCCTCGGAGGATAGACATCTGTTGCGCCTTCCATAGCAGGTAATTTTCCCTTATGAGTTTCACATTTACGAAGTTGGTGAGACCAAGAGATAACGCCTTCGCACCGGTCGAAGAAGCACCGAATTCATTGGCTGTTTAGTGGAAGAGAACCTCTCTAATACCATAAAAGGAATTAATGAATTAGGATTTTGTAAGTTGCACACCTTGCAGGTTGCATCcttctcatatttatatataagatagagttaaaattttatgatttacaatcaacaatgataCATGCCCTGTAATTATGTGATATGATTTGATTCTTACCAACTATACATGGATGTGATATGATTTGGTTTCTTACCAACTATACATGTATCCTAATTATCTTAACAGGGACCTATTGgggatataaaaattttatagagaTCTCTAGGTCATTTTaacatattaaaagataaaaggatTGTCAATGTTGAAGAATACAGAGAGGAGAGATAATAGAAGAGTTTGACCTTCAAATTTCAAGCAATGTCGAGGTATCGAATCATTGTAAAACAACACGGAATGATGCctgaaaacatgataaaacaatAGGGAATGATGGAAAAGAAGatggaaaagaagatgaaaaagatagggttttttttttgtgtgtgtgtttttggattCTTTGAGGAATACTTTGTCCTTATGACCAAAAcctcaaaaacaaataattcaggaaaaaaaaaaatcttgaaaaaaCTCCCTGTTTCCTTGCAATATAGTATGGTTTTAcctcaaattaaaacaaaaaagatttgGCATGAACTTTCAACTGAGTCAACCAAAttaatgaaagataaaaattCAGAAAACTTGAGCTATTGTAACTTATTAATTagaagaaacaacaatattgtCTCGAAGCTCAATTAGAAAAGAGAGCGTATCACTTTGTCAATCATTGTTGTTGAACTTACGAGTAAAATACAACCTCTACAGTTTACTTGAGCCTCTCAACTTTTACATTCTCTATCCAAGAGTTCAAGGAAATCCCTGATAATAACAAAGATCTGAAGAGAATTAACTTCGTTCTTGCCAACATCCCCGTGATAATACTCTGTGATCTCTCTAACACCAACCAGCGCGCATTCTTTACTATCCTTCAGCTCCTTGATGACCACTTCAGCATGATCTAAAAATGGTTTCATGGAGTTCACAAACTTCCATGCATCCTCATACATGCATAAGTCCTCTTGTAACAAATGTTTCATCTCATTCATCACATTGGACAGGTTCAGAACTGCATTTGCTAAATCATCCAAGTCTAAATTTGCACTTTTCTTTACGCTTTGAAGTTCAGAATTAAGTATCGACATCAAGTCTGCTGCCATCATCTGTGAACACTCTTCTGCATCATTATTGGTGACATTCTCCGCTCGTATCATCTCTTGAACAACAAAGTGCAGCAAAGTAATCTTCCCGTCGGTTCCTTTAATATCTGCTAGTCTAAGTAGACAATCAAGTTTGAAAGCTGTTGCTCCTCCTCTCATAGTCCCTACATTCATTCGGTTCCCGGCTTTAAGCACAGCTTTCAGAAGTTTCAGGAAATGCCGACTGGTCCGGAGTTCCTTGCAGGCATCCTGTGAGAAGCAAACAACTGAAAAATTTGAGATACATTGGACTAGCTAATTAAGATTGATTCCAAGTATCTTACCTCAAGCATTCTGAAGGTTTCTTTTAAGTGACAAACATCCTCATCAAAATTTTGCTTGTACAACATTACTTTGATTCTCAAGAATGCTAACGGAATTTCAAGCATTGCCTTCAGAAATTTTTCTGATGAAGCCAAGTTATTTATATCACCTTCATAATTGAcaagcttttcttcttcaatctttGTTGGCGTCACCTTCAAGAGCACCTCAAGTTGTTCCACACATAATCCTGTACCTAGTTGCAGTCAACAGAAGAAGTTCAGAATCAAATGGTTGATATTTACATCATTTAGcacattgtatatatatttttttccttcttgatTTACCTAGCATCAATGCGTGATGAACATCATCAATGGTTGCATTCAAAGCCTTCAGCAATATAGTGATGTTCTGCAACCTCTTAAGCTCCAGAATTGACAACCCCGGGGATGGATTCTTTGCCCTCACTTCTTCATTTCTCGTCAAACATTTTCCGTTATATCCAAAGAGAAGTTCTATCATTTCCTCGTCGAATCTGCACAACATGAAAGGGTATATAATCCATTAAACGCTATAAAGAGAAAGGAAACATCTACAGAGCTAGTGAACTCTTACTCGAATGATTTTGATCTGATATTGTCCCACACTGTGGAGTGACTGGATGCAGGCCTTACTTTGTCCCAGTGCAAAGGCTTCAGCCTTGGCAAAGGAGAACCTTCTTTGCTAACTGGCCTACAGTACTGAACTCTTGCAAGAGGCACTGGAGGTAGTGGAGGTTGTGGTGGTTTTGGAATTCTTCCACCATTGCCATTACAAAACAATGGCACAGAAGAAGAATGAGATTCTTCATTGACATCAGCACAAGAGACTCCCTTATTTTCACATGGTGAAGACATTGAAAAGGATTGCTTCTCTAAATCTAAATCAGGGGAAATTGATCTATTGGAAGAACTAAATGGAGAAAAACTTGGGGAGTGAGACACATTTCTCTCAGAACAAGGAAGTGTTTCATACTTCACTGGTTTCAACAACACATTTCTAGAGCCATTCATCTTTTGAACACTAGATTTGTTGTCCAACAACTGTGACAAGGAATTCATGTAGAACAACTCTGGGCCAGAATCAAAACTCACCTTGTCTGCAACCCTTGATAGAATTGCTGTCCTGTGTTTCTGAGAACTCTTGGGTATTTTGCTTCTGCATCTCAGACATAGCACCACCGCACTGACAGCAAAAATAAGCAATGTAGCTCCAATTAACGCAGCACAAACTATGGTCTTGGTTCCATAATTCCACTTTTCTACATCTATAGCTTCTCCTTCTTGTGCTTGCCTTCCATCATAAAACTCAAGACCAGTTTTAGTACTAACAGCAGCACTAACACTGCTATTTTCTGCGGGCTTGTGTTCAAGAAGTGAAGTTGCAGCACCAAAATTGAAATGTAAGAAAAAGCAAAttgagatggagaagaagagacAAAGAACTTGACAGTGTGAAGCAAAAGCCATTTCTTTGATCACCAGCAAATCAAAGACCTTATGACCGCATCTGGTTATCCTTGCCACTGCAGAATACTAGCAGAACTCGTTCTCAATCTTGAAAGTACTGaaaaactttgttttcttcCTACATTGAGAATATGCAACAGGGAAAGAGAGAAAACACAAAAGGAGAACACTCAAGCAGGTGATATGTTGCTTACCAATATCAACAGCTTTACACCAAACCACAGCAATAGAGGGTAAAATCAGAGTTCTTGAGAGCTTCCCTTGGTAAGTGATTGGTTTTcttgttatttaatatttaatattactttataaaattgaaaataactGTTTTAATATACTGTGAGAGTTTGTTAATGCTGTATTTGCACAATAATAGTAAATTAGACTACAGTCCCCACTGTCATACAAAATGAATATAATGTGTAAGCAGAAAATTAAATCTGAAGTTAAAGGCATATAAATGATTCACTTCAACCATTAGCACTAATAAATGTGTCAAGCGTTATTTCACCAAAATcggaaaaattaaataaactaatttaattcaaatCCACCAAACTCTGTTGAAATtggaaattattaatattaaaacccCTTTTTCTTGTGATTGAAAACTCCAAATGTACAAGTATTGGCTAGTAGGAAAAAGACATGGGACTATGGGAGGAGCTCAGAAAAAGGCATTGGATAGTCGACATAAAAGATGAAGCAGAgtgattaaatatataaaaatattagtgGGGGCAATTGCagtgttttaatttattcaatttgGTGACATAAAGACTTTTATTTCTCTTCTTTCAATGCAGATGAAAGGATGTTTGAATTgggttaaaattaaatagagtcGTTCTGGTCCTTCCCGTGATTGGTGCTATTCCAACCGTACTTCAGAGAAGATATTAATCATATTATCTAGACCTTGAAGTTGACGTGTACTTCTCTTATGGCTCAAACCAGCTTTCCTGCAAGTCGCTTGACCTGTTGCAATTACTGTGTCTGTTAGCAGGCTTTTTTACCTATTAATATTCatacttttatatatgatgcttattttaagaaaaatttagaTGAAACTCTAGAGTCTATTGATGATGagaatataagtttttattgtACTTGTACCTCTTAGACCTTGTGAGAATTCACCAAGGTAAGTATTTCCCGGTCAAGACCCATTCCCATGGGGTTACCCAGGGGATTCCTTctctctgatttttttaataatatatgttttatttaatataaataattttttaatatattatacaatattaaaaataaatattcaaagaaGAGGTTAGGATTTGGGTCTTCGGTTAGATCGGGAGCAAATTAAACCCTAATTTGACATCGaagataatttatatataattttaattgtctggttatttttattctattgtgagttaatgtttttgttaaaattcAATACAAATATTCAAagactaataaaaaattttaacaaaaatatcccctgttatttttaaaattatttttctcaccttttataattttgatttgttcAACTCTTACTTATACTATTAGTTTTCAATGTCATTTTTCAACCATTATATCCTCCAATCTAAGATAGCCCCTGATGAGTACATGTTTGGTCAAGAATAATGACTGCTTTTTCCACTAACTAGgtataaactttattttattatttttaaaattgtattttctaatatatatacttgataatttttaataaactattaacattaataaatataaattataatttaaaaaattaatttaaaagtattaatttttaCCAATATTAATTAAGTCGAATTCTAGTTCATTcgtaaaaatattatcatgaatccaaatttcaaaaatattcttttaatttcacatttttatccctaactggaaatgaacaaaaagtctCTCCAAAGTTCAAGTATTCACAGAAAAACCCTACTAGTTTGGAAATGCACAAATCATCCTTCCTTTTCCGTACATATCCATTTTGGATCCATGTTGTTGCTAACTCCGTGAGTTTTGAGGAGAAAAGACCGAAATGCCCCGCTAGTTACATCAAAGGTGTGTTACCTTCTCTCCACGTTAGGAAGTGGCGTGTTAAGCGGCCACGAATCCCGAGAGGGGAGCAATGGTTCCTATGCGCACCTTCTCTTAGTTGCCCCTGCAAATTCTGAGACTTGTCCCTTCAAATCTTGAGACTTTCACACATTGAAGGCCTTTGTTCGACTGAAGGTATTGATAAGAAGTTTGCTAGAGCTTTCCCTGGTCTTCATTGTTGTTTCCTTGACACCATCTCCATACTCTTGAATCAGCGAGCCTGAAGGTATTAATGGAAGGTTGTAGGGTTGTTTACATCGCTATTttgggtttctagggttttgtaatttaaggttttttaatttttgtttgttgtgtatGATCCAGTCTTAAATTTGGAAAGTTGTCGCTCTATCTCGAATGGAAGATGATGTTTATAAAcgtttggttttagttttagcttttacttttttttgccTGTGTTGTTTACCCCTTAAATTAATCGATTATCATTTAAGTAAATGTGTTTCCACTTATAATATCttgtttccgcttaaaaattattgatagttcGTTAATGCTTTCATCTTGGTGAAGGTATTGGATATATGGCAACCAACCTTGTAAACGGCAGGTGTTATTTGGTCTCCATAGGTGAAACTCTTGCTGAGTTAAGACAAAACATGAGTTCTAGGCATTTGGAAATCATCCAGAGTACTTCTTTCGCATCGTTAATTGAAATTGAATATGTACTACAAGAGAGGGGATTGCTCGATGCTCTGTTGTAGAGATACGATTGGCGCTCTCAGAAATTTAGAATTAGTGAGAGCTTGTTGATGTTCAGGCCCGAAGATGTATCCATTATTCTTGGTCTCAGATGCGATGGGGACGCAGTGGTTTTCAAGAAGAGAAAGGTACATTcagaatttgaagaaaaatatttctcgAAAACCGATGAAAGACATAgggaatccataaaaaaaactcttagcACACTAGTCCAAaagaggagagaagaagaaaactttgtgAAGATATTGTTAGTATTCATCATGGGGACCATGCTGTTCCCGAACTCATAATGTTCTGTTCCCAATTGGCTTGTAGACTATGTGGACCATCTTCACGCAACGCAACGCTATGCATCGGTGCAAGCCACacataagtggcttatggatGACATCCTGCAAACGGCCACCAGAGTTTAAGCAAAATGCTCTGGTGAGAAGACAAACACTGGCTACTTGCGAGGATATGCTGTCGCTCTAAATATTTGGTTCTACGAAGTAATTGGCACCGGCAAGAAGGTGCGATTTGGTAAAACTCCCCAGATCCTGTGTTACGGGGTGAACAGTTTCAAGAAGCAAGCATCCATCGGTTCATTGCTATCATCAATCGAGGGGAAAGAGGTATTTATATTGAGAGTTCTCGCTTAATAATGTTTGTTTCAGTTTAAAATCGTTTTACAcgtattttatttagttttccgCTTAAGAGTTAATGTTTTCGTTTAATATTATAAGTTCTCGCATAATAATGTTTGTTTCCattttaaatgtttagtttacaCTTAAAGTATTTCATTTCCGCTTAATATTTGGAGTTATCAATTAATAGTAAATGTTTCACTTTAAATTATAGTGTTTACACTTAAAATATCTTGTTTCgcttaataatttatgtttccatttgatattatgatttttcacataataatttatGTCTCCGTTTAAAAGATTTAGTCTAGACTTAATTTGTTATGGTTCCGGTTAAGAATTAATTTTTGctggttttttttatgttttttcgcTTAAGTATCATTGTTTACTTTGACTGTATGTCATTTCCACATTACAATTTTCCGCCCTCGTCCCGGCTAACGTGAATAAGAA containing:
- the LOC120281896 gene encoding formin-like protein 11, with amino-acid sequence MAFASHCQVLCLFFSISICFFLHFNFGAATSLLEHKPAENSSVSAAVSTKTGLEFYDGRQAQEGEAIDVEKWNYGTKTIVCAALIGATLLIFAVSAVVLCLRCRSKIPKSSQKHRTAILSRVADKVSFDSGPELFYMNSLSQLLDNKSSVQKMNGSRNVLLKPVKYETLPCSERNVSHSPSFSPFSSSNRSISPDLDLEKQSFSMSSPCENKGVSCADVNEESHSSSVPLFCNGNGGRIPKPPQPPLPPVPLARVQYCRPVSKEGSPLPRLKPLHWDKVRPASSHSTVWDNIRSKSFEFDEEMIELLFGYNGKCLTRNEEVRAKNPSPGLSILELKRLQNITILLKALNATIDDVHHALMLGTGLCVEQLEVLLKVTPTKIEEEKLVNYEGDINNLASSEKFLKAMLEIPLAFLRIKVMLYKQNFDEDVCHLKETFRMLEDACKELRTSRHFLKLLKAVLKAGNRMNVGTMRGGATAFKLDCLLRLADIKGTDGKITLLHFVVQEMIRAENVTNNDAEECSQMMAADLMSILNSELQSVKKSANLDLDDLANAVLNLSNVMNEMKHLLQEDLCMYEDAWKFVNSMKPFLDHAEVVIKELKDSKECALVGVREITEYYHGDVGKNEVNSLQIFVIIRDFLELLDRECKS